The following coding sequences are from one Gossypium raimondii isolate GPD5lz chromosome 4, ASM2569854v1, whole genome shotgun sequence window:
- the LOC105780305 gene encoding inactive leucine-rich repeat receptor-like serine/threonine-protein kinase At1g60630 isoform X3, whose protein sequence is MEQLVSSSTNLCSWQGVKECKEGRVTKLVLEHLNLTGSLNGTSLNLLDQLRVLSFKGNSISGQIPNLSGLVNLKIIYLDNNKFNGEFPESLPGLHRLKIIVLSGNQINGEIPFSLLKLKRLYTLYLQNNELKGPIPPLNQTSLRFFNVSNNQLYGQIPVTPSLVRFNTSSFLGNAGLCGEQVKKPCPGTGTEPGLPSLNRKSNKKTKLIIIVVAASVGGLLLFLLCFLCFIFIKRKNKSTNEVKRNKGVVEAEGVEAGDGGNGGGDGGSGGGGGFWESEGVGSLVFVGAGDQQLSYSLEDLLKASAETLGRGTMGSTYKAVMESGFIVTVKRLKDARYPRSEEFRRHVELIGRLRHPNLVPLRAYFQAKEERLLVYDYFPNGSLFSLIHGTRTNGGGKPLHWTSCLKIAEDLASGLLYIHQNPGLTHGNLKSSNVLLGPDFESCLTDYGLTLFRDPESPEELGAATFFYRAPECRDIRKASTQPADVYSFGVLLLELLTGKTPFQDLVQEHGSDIPQWVRSVREEETESGDEPTSGNETSEGKLQSLLNIAMACIALVPENRPMMREVLKMIRDVRAEAQVSSNSSEHSPGRWSGTVQSLPREEQLSI, encoded by the exons ATGGAACAACTTGTTTCTTCAAG CACCAATCTTTGTTCATGGCAAGGTGTCAAAGAATGCAAAGAGGGAAGAGTAACAAAGCTTGTATTAGAGCATTTGAACTTAACTGGTTCATTAAATGGTACAAGCTTAAACCTTTTAGATCAGCTTAGAGTATTGAGTTTCAAAGGTAATTCCATTTCAGGTCAAATACCTAACCTTTCAGGTTTAGTCAACCTCAAAATCATCTACTTAGACAACAACAAGTTCAATGGTGAGTTCCCTGAATCATTGCCGGGTTTACATCGATTGAAAATCATTGTCTTGTCTGGAAATCAAATCAATGGTGAAATCccattttctttattgaaaCTCAAGAGACTATATACTCTTTATTTACAAAACAATGAGTTGAAAGGACCGATTCCACCATTGAACCAAACAAGTTTAAGGTTCTTCAATGTGTCGAATAATCAGCTTTATGGTCAAATACCAGTAACCCCATCTTTAGTTCGGTTCAATACGTCGTCTTTTTTAGGTAACGCCGGCCTTTGTGGTGAGCAAGTTAAAAAGCCGTGTCCGGGAACCGGTACTGAACCGGGTTTACCAAGCTTAAACCggaaatcaaacaaaaaaaccaAACTGATCATCATTGTTGTTGCAGCAAGTGTTGGTGGGTTATTATTATTCTTGTTGtgtttcctttgttttattttcattaaaagaaaaaataagtcAACAAATGAggttaaaagaaacaaaggggTTGTTGAAGCAGAGGGAGTGGAGGCCGGGGACGGCGGAAATGGAGGCGGAGACGGCGGAAGCGGTGGCGGCGGAGGGTTTTGGGAAAGTGAGGGCGTAGGGAGTTTGGTGTTCGTAGGTGCTGGGGATCAACAATTGAGTTATAGTCTTGAGGATTTGTTGAAAGCATCGGCGGAGACATTAGGGAGGGGTACAATGGGGAGTACGTATAAAGCTGTGATGGAATCTGGGTTCATCGTGACCGTTAAAAGGTTGAAAGATGCTAGGTATCCAAGATCAGAAGAGTTTAGGAGACACGTGGAGTTAATCGGACGGTTGAGACATCCTAATTTGGTCCCACTTAGAGCgtatttccaagctaaagaagaACGGTTGCTCGTATATGATTATTTCCCAAATGGCAGCCTCTTCTCTCTTATTCATG GAACAAGAACCAATGGCGGTGGAAAGCCTCTTCATTGGACTTCATGTCTTAAAATTGCAGAGGATTTAGCTTCTGGATTACTTTACATTCACCAAAATCCAGGCTTAACTCACGGGAATTTAAAATCCTCGAACGTTTTATTAGGCCCCGACTTCGAATCATGCCTTACGGATTACGGTCTCACGTTATTCCGAGACCCCGAGTCACCAGAAGAGCTAGGTGCGGCCACTTTTTTCTATAGGGCACCTGAATGTCGGGACATCCGAAAAGCATCGACTCAACCGGCCGATGTTTATAGCTTCGGAGTTCTCCTACTTGAACTCCTAACGGGCAAAACTCCCTTCCAAGACCTTGTTCAAGAACACGGCTCGGATATCCCTCAATGGGTAAGATCGGTCCGAGAGGAAGAGACCGAATCCGGGGACGAACCTACGTCAGGTAACGAAACGTCCGAGGGGAAGCTTCAATCCCTTTTGAACATAGCAATGGCTTGCATTGCCCTTGTGCCCGAGAACCGTCCCATGATGCGGGAAGTTTTGAAGATGATCAGAGACGTAAGGGCCGAGGCTCAAGTTTCATCGAATAGTAGTGAACATTCACCGGGACGGTGGTCAGGCACCGTTCAGAGCTTGCCTAGAGAGGAACAGCTAAGCATATAA
- the LOC105780305 gene encoding inactive leucine-rich repeat receptor-like serine/threonine-protein kinase At1g60630 isoform X1, translating into MEQLVSSRYYLLLTFIFIIMYVLSLVPIVKSGDAEALLALKSTIDPFNSLQWQSSTNLCSWQGVKECKEGRVTKLVLEHLNLTGSLNGTSLNLLDQLRVLSFKGNSISGQIPNLSGLVNLKIIYLDNNKFNGEFPESLPGLHRLKIIVLSGNQINGEIPFSLLKLKRLYTLYLQNNELKGPIPPLNQTSLRFFNVSNNQLYGQIPVTPSLVRFNTSSFLGNAGLCGEQVKKPCPGTGTEPGLPSLNRKSNKKTKLIIIVVAASVGGLLLFLLCFLCFIFIKRKNKSTNEVKRNKGVVEAEGVEAGDGGNGGGDGGSGGGGGFWESEGVGSLVFVGAGDQQLSYSLEDLLKASAETLGRGTMGSTYKAVMESGFIVTVKRLKDARYPRSEEFRRHVELIGRLRHPNLVPLRAYFQAKEERLLVYDYFPNGSLFSLIHGTRTNGGGKPLHWTSCLKIAEDLASGLLYIHQNPGLTHGNLKSSNVLLGPDFESCLTDYGLTLFRDPESPEELGAATFFYRAPECRDIRKASTQPADVYSFGVLLLELLTGKTPFQDLVQEHGSDIPQWVRSVREEETESGDEPTSGNETSEGKLQSLLNIAMACIALVPENRPMMREVLKMIRDVRAEAQVSSNSSEHSPGRWSGTVQSLPREEQLSI; encoded by the exons ATGGAACAACTTGTTTCTTCAAGGTACTATCTTCTTTTAaccttcatcttcatcatcatgTATGTCCTTTCTCTTGTTCCTATTGTTAAATCAGGTGATGCAGAAGCACTTTTAGCTTTAAAATCAACCATTGATCCTTTCAATTCATTACAATGGCAAAGCAGCACCAATCTTTGTTCATGGCAAGGTGTCAAAGAATGCAAAGAGGGAAGAGTAACAAAGCTTGTATTAGAGCATTTGAACTTAACTGGTTCATTAAATGGTACAAGCTTAAACCTTTTAGATCAGCTTAGAGTATTGAGTTTCAAAGGTAATTCCATTTCAGGTCAAATACCTAACCTTTCAGGTTTAGTCAACCTCAAAATCATCTACTTAGACAACAACAAGTTCAATGGTGAGTTCCCTGAATCATTGCCGGGTTTACATCGATTGAAAATCATTGTCTTGTCTGGAAATCAAATCAATGGTGAAATCccattttctttattgaaaCTCAAGAGACTATATACTCTTTATTTACAAAACAATGAGTTGAAAGGACCGATTCCACCATTGAACCAAACAAGTTTAAGGTTCTTCAATGTGTCGAATAATCAGCTTTATGGTCAAATACCAGTAACCCCATCTTTAGTTCGGTTCAATACGTCGTCTTTTTTAGGTAACGCCGGCCTTTGTGGTGAGCAAGTTAAAAAGCCGTGTCCGGGAACCGGTACTGAACCGGGTTTACCAAGCTTAAACCggaaatcaaacaaaaaaaccaAACTGATCATCATTGTTGTTGCAGCAAGTGTTGGTGGGTTATTATTATTCTTGTTGtgtttcctttgttttattttcattaaaagaaaaaataagtcAACAAATGAggttaaaagaaacaaaggggTTGTTGAAGCAGAGGGAGTGGAGGCCGGGGACGGCGGAAATGGAGGCGGAGACGGCGGAAGCGGTGGCGGCGGAGGGTTTTGGGAAAGTGAGGGCGTAGGGAGTTTGGTGTTCGTAGGTGCTGGGGATCAACAATTGAGTTATAGTCTTGAGGATTTGTTGAAAGCATCGGCGGAGACATTAGGGAGGGGTACAATGGGGAGTACGTATAAAGCTGTGATGGAATCTGGGTTCATCGTGACCGTTAAAAGGTTGAAAGATGCTAGGTATCCAAGATCAGAAGAGTTTAGGAGACACGTGGAGTTAATCGGACGGTTGAGACATCCTAATTTGGTCCCACTTAGAGCgtatttccaagctaaagaagaACGGTTGCTCGTATATGATTATTTCCCAAATGGCAGCCTCTTCTCTCTTATTCATG GAACAAGAACCAATGGCGGTGGAAAGCCTCTTCATTGGACTTCATGTCTTAAAATTGCAGAGGATTTAGCTTCTGGATTACTTTACATTCACCAAAATCCAGGCTTAACTCACGGGAATTTAAAATCCTCGAACGTTTTATTAGGCCCCGACTTCGAATCATGCCTTACGGATTACGGTCTCACGTTATTCCGAGACCCCGAGTCACCAGAAGAGCTAGGTGCGGCCACTTTTTTCTATAGGGCACCTGAATGTCGGGACATCCGAAAAGCATCGACTCAACCGGCCGATGTTTATAGCTTCGGAGTTCTCCTACTTGAACTCCTAACGGGCAAAACTCCCTTCCAAGACCTTGTTCAAGAACACGGCTCGGATATCCCTCAATGGGTAAGATCGGTCCGAGAGGAAGAGACCGAATCCGGGGACGAACCTACGTCAGGTAACGAAACGTCCGAGGGGAAGCTTCAATCCCTTTTGAACATAGCAATGGCTTGCATTGCCCTTGTGCCCGAGAACCGTCCCATGATGCGGGAAGTTTTGAAGATGATCAGAGACGTAAGGGCCGAGGCTCAAGTTTCATCGAATAGTAGTGAACATTCACCGGGACGGTGGTCAGGCACCGTTCAGAGCTTGCCTAGAGAGGAACAGCTAAGCATATAA
- the LOC105780305 gene encoding inactive leucine-rich repeat receptor-like serine/threonine-protein kinase At1g60630 isoform X4, which yields MEQLVSSSTNLCSWQGVKECKEGRVTKLVLEHLNLTGSLNGLVNLKIIYLDNNKFNGEFPESLPGLHRLKIIVLSGNQINGEIPFSLLKLKRLYTLYLQNNELKGPIPPLNQTSLRFFNVSNNQLYGQIPVTPSLVRFNTSSFLGNAGLCGEQVKKPCPGTGTEPGLPSLNRKSNKKTKLIIIVVAASVGGLLLFLLCFLCFIFIKRKNKSTNEVKRNKGVVEAEGVEAGDGGNGGGDGGSGGGGGFWESEGVGSLVFVGAGDQQLSYSLEDLLKASAETLGRGTMGSTYKAVMESGFIVTVKRLKDARYPRSEEFRRHVELIGRLRHPNLVPLRAYFQAKEERLLVYDYFPNGSLFSLIHGTRTNGGGKPLHWTSCLKIAEDLASGLLYIHQNPGLTHGNLKSSNVLLGPDFESCLTDYGLTLFRDPESPEELGAATFFYRAPECRDIRKASTQPADVYSFGVLLLELLTGKTPFQDLVQEHGSDIPQWVRSVREEETESGDEPTSGNETSEGKLQSLLNIAMACIALVPENRPMMREVLKMIRDVRAEAQVSSNSSEHSPGRWSGTVQSLPREEQLSI from the exons ATGGAACAACTTGTTTCTTCAAG CACCAATCTTTGTTCATGGCAAGGTGTCAAAGAATGCAAAGAGGGAAGAGTAACAAAGCTTGTATTAGAGCATTTGAACTTAACTGGTTCATTAAATG GTTTAGTCAACCTCAAAATCATCTACTTAGACAACAACAAGTTCAATGGTGAGTTCCCTGAATCATTGCCGGGTTTACATCGATTGAAAATCATTGTCTTGTCTGGAAATCAAATCAATGGTGAAATCccattttctttattgaaaCTCAAGAGACTATATACTCTTTATTTACAAAACAATGAGTTGAAAGGACCGATTCCACCATTGAACCAAACAAGTTTAAGGTTCTTCAATGTGTCGAATAATCAGCTTTATGGTCAAATACCAGTAACCCCATCTTTAGTTCGGTTCAATACGTCGTCTTTTTTAGGTAACGCCGGCCTTTGTGGTGAGCAAGTTAAAAAGCCGTGTCCGGGAACCGGTACTGAACCGGGTTTACCAAGCTTAAACCggaaatcaaacaaaaaaaccaAACTGATCATCATTGTTGTTGCAGCAAGTGTTGGTGGGTTATTATTATTCTTGTTGtgtttcctttgttttattttcattaaaagaaaaaataagtcAACAAATGAggttaaaagaaacaaaggggTTGTTGAAGCAGAGGGAGTGGAGGCCGGGGACGGCGGAAATGGAGGCGGAGACGGCGGAAGCGGTGGCGGCGGAGGGTTTTGGGAAAGTGAGGGCGTAGGGAGTTTGGTGTTCGTAGGTGCTGGGGATCAACAATTGAGTTATAGTCTTGAGGATTTGTTGAAAGCATCGGCGGAGACATTAGGGAGGGGTACAATGGGGAGTACGTATAAAGCTGTGATGGAATCTGGGTTCATCGTGACCGTTAAAAGGTTGAAAGATGCTAGGTATCCAAGATCAGAAGAGTTTAGGAGACACGTGGAGTTAATCGGACGGTTGAGACATCCTAATTTGGTCCCACTTAGAGCgtatttccaagctaaagaagaACGGTTGCTCGTATATGATTATTTCCCAAATGGCAGCCTCTTCTCTCTTATTCATG GAACAAGAACCAATGGCGGTGGAAAGCCTCTTCATTGGACTTCATGTCTTAAAATTGCAGAGGATTTAGCTTCTGGATTACTTTACATTCACCAAAATCCAGGCTTAACTCACGGGAATTTAAAATCCTCGAACGTTTTATTAGGCCCCGACTTCGAATCATGCCTTACGGATTACGGTCTCACGTTATTCCGAGACCCCGAGTCACCAGAAGAGCTAGGTGCGGCCACTTTTTTCTATAGGGCACCTGAATGTCGGGACATCCGAAAAGCATCGACTCAACCGGCCGATGTTTATAGCTTCGGAGTTCTCCTACTTGAACTCCTAACGGGCAAAACTCCCTTCCAAGACCTTGTTCAAGAACACGGCTCGGATATCCCTCAATGGGTAAGATCGGTCCGAGAGGAAGAGACCGAATCCGGGGACGAACCTACGTCAGGTAACGAAACGTCCGAGGGGAAGCTTCAATCCCTTTTGAACATAGCAATGGCTTGCATTGCCCTTGTGCCCGAGAACCGTCCCATGATGCGGGAAGTTTTGAAGATGATCAGAGACGTAAGGGCCGAGGCTCAAGTTTCATCGAATAGTAGTGAACATTCACCGGGACGGTGGTCAGGCACCGTTCAGAGCTTGCCTAGAGAGGAACAGCTAAGCATATAA
- the LOC105780305 gene encoding inactive leucine-rich repeat receptor-like serine/threonine-protein kinase At1g60630 isoform X5 yields the protein MEQLVSSRYYLLLTFIFIIMYVLSLVPIVKSGDAEALLALKSTIDPFNSLQWQSSTNLCSWQGVKECKEGRVTKLVLEHLNLTGSLNGTSLNLLDQLRVLSFKGNSISGQIPNLSGLVNLKIIYLDNNKFNGNAGLCGEQVKKPCPGTGTEPGLPSLNRKSNKKTKLIIIVVAASVGGLLLFLLCFLCFIFIKRKNKSTNEVKRNKGVVEAEGVEAGDGGNGGGDGGSGGGGGFWESEGVGSLVFVGAGDQQLSYSLEDLLKASAETLGRGTMGSTYKAVMESGFIVTVKRLKDARYPRSEEFRRHVELIGRLRHPNLVPLRAYFQAKEERLLVYDYFPNGSLFSLIHGTRTNGGGKPLHWTSCLKIAEDLASGLLYIHQNPGLTHGNLKSSNVLLGPDFESCLTDYGLTLFRDPESPEELGAATFFYRAPECRDIRKASTQPADVYSFGVLLLELLTGKTPFQDLVQEHGSDIPQWVRSVREEETESGDEPTSGNETSEGKLQSLLNIAMACIALVPENRPMMREVLKMIRDVRAEAQVSSNSSEHSPGRWSGTVQSLPREEQLSI from the exons ATGGAACAACTTGTTTCTTCAAGGTACTATCTTCTTTTAaccttcatcttcatcatcatgTATGTCCTTTCTCTTGTTCCTATTGTTAAATCAGGTGATGCAGAAGCACTTTTAGCTTTAAAATCAACCATTGATCCTTTCAATTCATTACAATGGCAAAGCAGCACCAATCTTTGTTCATGGCAAGGTGTCAAAGAATGCAAAGAGGGAAGAGTAACAAAGCTTGTATTAGAGCATTTGAACTTAACTGGTTCATTAAATGGTACAAGCTTAAACCTTTTAGATCAGCTTAGAGTATTGAGTTTCAAAGGTAATTCCATTTCAGGTCAAATACCTAACCTTTCAGGTTTAGTCAACCTCAAAATCATCTACTTAGACAACAACAAGTTCAATG GTAACGCCGGCCTTTGTGGTGAGCAAGTTAAAAAGCCGTGTCCGGGAACCGGTACTGAACCGGGTTTACCAAGCTTAAACCggaaatcaaacaaaaaaaccaAACTGATCATCATTGTTGTTGCAGCAAGTGTTGGTGGGTTATTATTATTCTTGTTGtgtttcctttgttttattttcattaaaagaaaaaataagtcAACAAATGAggttaaaagaaacaaaggggTTGTTGAAGCAGAGGGAGTGGAGGCCGGGGACGGCGGAAATGGAGGCGGAGACGGCGGAAGCGGTGGCGGCGGAGGGTTTTGGGAAAGTGAGGGCGTAGGGAGTTTGGTGTTCGTAGGTGCTGGGGATCAACAATTGAGTTATAGTCTTGAGGATTTGTTGAAAGCATCGGCGGAGACATTAGGGAGGGGTACAATGGGGAGTACGTATAAAGCTGTGATGGAATCTGGGTTCATCGTGACCGTTAAAAGGTTGAAAGATGCTAGGTATCCAAGATCAGAAGAGTTTAGGAGACACGTGGAGTTAATCGGACGGTTGAGACATCCTAATTTGGTCCCACTTAGAGCgtatttccaagctaaagaagaACGGTTGCTCGTATATGATTATTTCCCAAATGGCAGCCTCTTCTCTCTTATTCATG GAACAAGAACCAATGGCGGTGGAAAGCCTCTTCATTGGACTTCATGTCTTAAAATTGCAGAGGATTTAGCTTCTGGATTACTTTACATTCACCAAAATCCAGGCTTAACTCACGGGAATTTAAAATCCTCGAACGTTTTATTAGGCCCCGACTTCGAATCATGCCTTACGGATTACGGTCTCACGTTATTCCGAGACCCCGAGTCACCAGAAGAGCTAGGTGCGGCCACTTTTTTCTATAGGGCACCTGAATGTCGGGACATCCGAAAAGCATCGACTCAACCGGCCGATGTTTATAGCTTCGGAGTTCTCCTACTTGAACTCCTAACGGGCAAAACTCCCTTCCAAGACCTTGTTCAAGAACACGGCTCGGATATCCCTCAATGGGTAAGATCGGTCCGAGAGGAAGAGACCGAATCCGGGGACGAACCTACGTCAGGTAACGAAACGTCCGAGGGGAAGCTTCAATCCCTTTTGAACATAGCAATGGCTTGCATTGCCCTTGTGCCCGAGAACCGTCCCATGATGCGGGAAGTTTTGAAGATGATCAGAGACGTAAGGGCCGAGGCTCAAGTTTCATCGAATAGTAGTGAACATTCACCGGGACGGTGGTCAGGCACCGTTCAGAGCTTGCCTAGAGAGGAACAGCTAAGCATATAA
- the LOC105780305 gene encoding inactive leucine-rich repeat receptor-like serine/threonine-protein kinase At1g60630 isoform X2, producing the protein MEQLVSSRYYLLLTFIFIIMYVLSLVPIVKSGDAEALLALKSTIDPFNSLQWQSSTNLCSWQGVKECKEGRVTKLVLEHLNLTGSLNGLVNLKIIYLDNNKFNGEFPESLPGLHRLKIIVLSGNQINGEIPFSLLKLKRLYTLYLQNNELKGPIPPLNQTSLRFFNVSNNQLYGQIPVTPSLVRFNTSSFLGNAGLCGEQVKKPCPGTGTEPGLPSLNRKSNKKTKLIIIVVAASVGGLLLFLLCFLCFIFIKRKNKSTNEVKRNKGVVEAEGVEAGDGGNGGGDGGSGGGGGFWESEGVGSLVFVGAGDQQLSYSLEDLLKASAETLGRGTMGSTYKAVMESGFIVTVKRLKDARYPRSEEFRRHVELIGRLRHPNLVPLRAYFQAKEERLLVYDYFPNGSLFSLIHGTRTNGGGKPLHWTSCLKIAEDLASGLLYIHQNPGLTHGNLKSSNVLLGPDFESCLTDYGLTLFRDPESPEELGAATFFYRAPECRDIRKASTQPADVYSFGVLLLELLTGKTPFQDLVQEHGSDIPQWVRSVREEETESGDEPTSGNETSEGKLQSLLNIAMACIALVPENRPMMREVLKMIRDVRAEAQVSSNSSEHSPGRWSGTVQSLPREEQLSI; encoded by the exons ATGGAACAACTTGTTTCTTCAAGGTACTATCTTCTTTTAaccttcatcttcatcatcatgTATGTCCTTTCTCTTGTTCCTATTGTTAAATCAGGTGATGCAGAAGCACTTTTAGCTTTAAAATCAACCATTGATCCTTTCAATTCATTACAATGGCAAAGCAGCACCAATCTTTGTTCATGGCAAGGTGTCAAAGAATGCAAAGAGGGAAGAGTAACAAAGCTTGTATTAGAGCATTTGAACTTAACTGGTTCATTAAATG GTTTAGTCAACCTCAAAATCATCTACTTAGACAACAACAAGTTCAATGGTGAGTTCCCTGAATCATTGCCGGGTTTACATCGATTGAAAATCATTGTCTTGTCTGGAAATCAAATCAATGGTGAAATCccattttctttattgaaaCTCAAGAGACTATATACTCTTTATTTACAAAACAATGAGTTGAAAGGACCGATTCCACCATTGAACCAAACAAGTTTAAGGTTCTTCAATGTGTCGAATAATCAGCTTTATGGTCAAATACCAGTAACCCCATCTTTAGTTCGGTTCAATACGTCGTCTTTTTTAGGTAACGCCGGCCTTTGTGGTGAGCAAGTTAAAAAGCCGTGTCCGGGAACCGGTACTGAACCGGGTTTACCAAGCTTAAACCggaaatcaaacaaaaaaaccaAACTGATCATCATTGTTGTTGCAGCAAGTGTTGGTGGGTTATTATTATTCTTGTTGtgtttcctttgttttattttcattaaaagaaaaaataagtcAACAAATGAggttaaaagaaacaaaggggTTGTTGAAGCAGAGGGAGTGGAGGCCGGGGACGGCGGAAATGGAGGCGGAGACGGCGGAAGCGGTGGCGGCGGAGGGTTTTGGGAAAGTGAGGGCGTAGGGAGTTTGGTGTTCGTAGGTGCTGGGGATCAACAATTGAGTTATAGTCTTGAGGATTTGTTGAAAGCATCGGCGGAGACATTAGGGAGGGGTACAATGGGGAGTACGTATAAAGCTGTGATGGAATCTGGGTTCATCGTGACCGTTAAAAGGTTGAAAGATGCTAGGTATCCAAGATCAGAAGAGTTTAGGAGACACGTGGAGTTAATCGGACGGTTGAGACATCCTAATTTGGTCCCACTTAGAGCgtatttccaagctaaagaagaACGGTTGCTCGTATATGATTATTTCCCAAATGGCAGCCTCTTCTCTCTTATTCATG GAACAAGAACCAATGGCGGTGGAAAGCCTCTTCATTGGACTTCATGTCTTAAAATTGCAGAGGATTTAGCTTCTGGATTACTTTACATTCACCAAAATCCAGGCTTAACTCACGGGAATTTAAAATCCTCGAACGTTTTATTAGGCCCCGACTTCGAATCATGCCTTACGGATTACGGTCTCACGTTATTCCGAGACCCCGAGTCACCAGAAGAGCTAGGTGCGGCCACTTTTTTCTATAGGGCACCTGAATGTCGGGACATCCGAAAAGCATCGACTCAACCGGCCGATGTTTATAGCTTCGGAGTTCTCCTACTTGAACTCCTAACGGGCAAAACTCCCTTCCAAGACCTTGTTCAAGAACACGGCTCGGATATCCCTCAATGGGTAAGATCGGTCCGAGAGGAAGAGACCGAATCCGGGGACGAACCTACGTCAGGTAACGAAACGTCCGAGGGGAAGCTTCAATCCCTTTTGAACATAGCAATGGCTTGCATTGCCCTTGTGCCCGAGAACCGTCCCATGATGCGGGAAGTTTTGAAGATGATCAGAGACGTAAGGGCCGAGGCTCAAGTTTCATCGAATAGTAGTGAACATTCACCGGGACGGTGGTCAGGCACCGTTCAGAGCTTGCCTAGAGAGGAACAGCTAAGCATATAA